A stretch of Triticum aestivum cultivar Chinese Spring chromosome 1D, IWGSC CS RefSeq v2.1, whole genome shotgun sequence DNA encodes these proteins:
- the LOC123179893 gene encoding ABC transporter D family member 1 isoform X2 — MPSLQLLQLTERGRGLLASRRRTLAVVSGALVAGGALAYARSGRGQRRRGRPEAANDGDDALARNGERLGHNGTDGRLSGTTKRRKSALKSLHFLAAILLKKIGPNGTRYLLGLMLTAVLRTAVGHRLAKVQGFLFKAAFLRRVPTFTRLSIENLILCFLQSAVYQTSKYLTGSLNLRFKKILTDLVHANYFQNMVYYKISHVDHRISNPEQRIASDIPKFCSELSELVQDDLAAVAEGLIYTWRLCSYASPKYMLWILGYILVAGGAIRNFSPAFGKMKSTEQHLEGEYRQLHSRLRTHAESVAFYGGEKREEYHIMHRFRALVGHLKHVLHENWWFGMIQDFFLKYFGATVAVVLIIEPFFSGDLRPDSSTLGRADMLSNLRYHTSVIIALFQSLGTLSISSRRLNILSGYADRIRELLDVSRELSGVRDRSLNHSSSVGNYISEANHIEFSGVKVVTPAGNVLVDDLTLRVETGSNLLITGPNGSGKSSLFRVLGGLWPLVSGHIVKPGVGSDLNKEIFYVPQRPYTAVGTLREQLIYPLTADQETEPLSYDGMVDLLKNVDLEYLLERYPLDKEVNWGDELSLGEQQRLGMARLFYHKPKFAILDECTSAVTIDMEERFCKKVRAMGTSCITISHRPALVAFHNIVLSLDGEGGWDVQHRRDDSSFYTEESELTSLETERKSDALTVQRAFMNRAKSNASLRSKDSYSTKVIATSPKLETGQTVRTPVIPHLQCSPRPLPLRAAAMLKILVPKLLDKQGGQLLAVALLIFSRTVISDRIASLNGTTVKFVLEQDKAAFVRLVGVSVLQSAANSFVAPSLRTLTSRLALGWRIRLTNHLLQYYLRRNAFYKVFNMSGKSIDADQRLTLDVDKLTTDLAGLVTGMVKPLVDILWFTWRMKLLSGRRGVGILYAYMLLGLGFLRAISPDFGHLASEEQELEGTFRFMHSRLRTHAESIAFFGGGSREKAMVEAKFMKLLNHSKVLLRKQWLYGIVDDFVTKQLPHNVTWGLSLLYALEHKGDRALTSTQGELAHALRFLASVVSQSFIAFGDILELHKKFLELSGGINRIFELEEILRVAQKDTPVPSSAISAASAEIIEFHEVDIVTPSQKLLARKLSCSVVQGKSLLLTGPNGTGKSSVFRVLRDLWPAFSGRVTKPSEGMFHVPQSPYTSLGTLRDQIIYPLSREEAEMKILSLYKASNRSSAPELLDDHLKTVLVNVRLVYLLEREGWDSTPNWEDVLSLGEQQRLGMARLFFHHPKFGILDECTNATSVDVEEHLYRLATDMGITVITSSQRPALIPFHSVELKLIDGEGNWELCEIQH; from the exons GTGCTGCGTACTGCTGTCGGGCATAGATTAGCAAAAGTTCAAGGCTTTCTGTTTAAAGCGGCATTTCTTCGGCGTGTTCCAACCTTTACACGCCTAAGTATAGAAAATCTGATCTTATGCTTTCTCCAATCAGCAGTATACCAGACCTCAAAATACCTAACTGGGTCTCTGAACTTGCGCTTCAAGAAAATTTTAACAGACCTCGTCCATGCCAATTATTTCCAG AATATGGTTTACTACAAGATCTCTCATGTGGATCATCGAATATCAAACCCGGAGCAAAGGATTGCGAGTGATATACCAAAGTTCTGTTCTGAACTTAGTGAACTTGTACAGGATGATCTGGCTGCAGTTGCAGAAGGGTTGATATATACCTGGCGTCTCTGTTCTTATGCTAGTCCAAAATACATGCTTTGGATTCTG GGATATATACTAGTTGCTGGTGGAGCAATTAGAAATTTCTCTCCTGCTTTTGGAAAGATGAAATCTACAGAGCAGCACTTAGAAGGGGAGTATCGTCAACTTCATTCACGCTTAAGAACTCATGCTGAGAGTGTAGCATTTTATGGTGGTGAGAAGAGAGAAGAATATCATATTATGCACCGATTCCGAGCTCTTGTTGGGCACTTGAAGCATGTACTCCATGAAAACTGGTGGTTCGGCATGATTCAAGATTTCTTTCTGAAGTACTTTGGTGCCACTGTAGCAGTTGTTCTTATTATCGAACCGTTCTTCTCCGGCGACCTTAGACCTGATTCATCTACACTAGGAAGGGCTGATATGTTGAGTAACCTTCGATACCACACGAGCGTGATCATAGCACTATTTCAGTCTCTCGGGACCCTTTCTATCAGCTCTAGGCGTTTGAATATCCTGAG TGGCTATGCAGACCGGATTCGTGAGTTACTAGATGTTTCACGTGAGCTGTCTGGGGTCCGTGATAGATCGTTGAATCACAGCTCTTCTGTTGGGAATTACATCAGCGAAGCAAACCATATAGAATTTTCCGGTGTTAAG GTGGTGACACCTGCTGGGAATGTTTTGGTTGATGATTTAACTCTCCGAGTGGAAACTGGATCTAATCTATTAATCACCG GTCCCAATGGTAGTGGAAAAAGCTCCCTTTTTCGGGTTCTTGGGGGCCTATGGCCACTGGTATCTGGCCATATTGTCAAGCCTGGTGTTGGTTCCGATCTTAACAAGGAAATCTTTTATGTCCCACAAAGGCCATACACAGCAGTTGGCACACTTCGCGAACAGCTAATCTATCCTCTCACAGCAGATCAGGAGACTGAACCACTTAGCTATGATGGCATGGTGGACCTTCTAAAGAAT GTTGATCTGGAATACTTGCTAGAACGTTATCCTCTTGACAAGGAAGTTAACTGGGGTGATGAGCTATCCCTTGGCGAGCAACAAAGATTAGGAATGGCCAGGCTGTtctaccataagccaaagtttgctATTCTTGATGAGTGTACTAGTGCTGTGACAATTGACATGGAAGAACGTTTTTGCAAAAAGGTTCGAGCGATGGGAACATCATGCATAACAATATCTCATCGCCCAGCGTTAGTTGCATTTCATAATATTGTTTTGTCATTGGACGGTGAAGGAGGGTGGGATGTTCAGCACAGAAG GGATGACTCATCCTTTTACACTGAAGAGTCTGAACTTACATCACTGGAAACTGAACGTAAATCGGATGCCCTAACTGTTCAAAGGGCTTTTATGAACAGGGCAAAG AGCAATGCTTCGTTAAGGTCCAAGGATTCCTACTCTACAAAGGTCATAGCAACTTCCCCCAAGTTGGAAACAGGACAAACAGTACGAACACCTGTAATCCCACATTTGCAGTGCTCCCCAAGGCCTCTGCCTCTGAGAGCAGCTGCAATGCTCAAAATATTG GTTCCTAAATTACTTGACAAACAAGGAGGGCAGTTGCTTGCTGTCGCTCTACTTATTTTCTCTCGCACTGTGATCTCGGATCGTATTGCTTCACTGAATG GGACTACTGTGAAGTTTGTCTTGGAGCAGGATAAAGCTGCTTTTGTTCGGTTAGTTGGTGTCAGTGTTCTGCAGAGTGCTGCCAATTCTTTTGTTGCACCATCTCTGAG AACCCTTACTTCAAGACTTGCCCTTGGATGGCGTATTCGTTTGACCAACCATTTGCTTCAATATTATTTGAGAAGAAATGCATTCTACAAG GTATTCAATATGTCAGGTAAAAGTATCGATGCAGACCAAAGATTAACACTTGATGTGGATAAGTTGACCACTGACCTTGCTGGCTTGGTTACTGGAATGGTAAAACCACTAGTTGACATTCTTTG GTTTACATGGAGAATGAAGCTTTTGTCCGGCCGAAGAGGAGTTGGTATATTGTATGCTTACATGTTACTAGGATTGGGTTTCCTGAGAGCTATATCACCCGACTTTGGTCATCTTGCAAGCGAAGAACAAGAACTTGAAGGAACATTCAG GTTTATGCACTCGAGGCTGCGGACACATGCTGAATCAATTGCTTTCTTTGGTGGTGGTTCAAGAGAAAAGGCT ATGGTTGAGGCTAAATTCATGAAATTGCTTAACCACTCAAAGGTTCTGTTGAGAAAGCAATGGCTTTATGGTATTGTTGATGATTTTGTGACAAAGCAACTCCCACACAATGTGACATGGGGTCTGAGTTTGTTATATGCTCTGGAGCACAAGGGAGACAGAGCTTTGACTTCAACACAAG GAGAGCTGGCACATGCTCTGCGGTTCTTGGCATCAGTGGTGTCACAAAGCTTCATAGCCTTCGGTGACATTCTTGAGTTGCATaagaaattccttgaactttctgGTGGGATTAACCGGATCTTTGAACTCGAGGAGATTTTGCGTGTAGCTCAAAAGG ATACCCCAGTGCCTTCCAGTGCCATTAGTGCAGCCTCAGCCGAAATTATTGAATTCCATGAAGTGGATATTGTAACACCTTCGCAGAAGCTATTGGCTAGGAAGCTGTCATGCAGTGTGGTACAAGGGAAAAGCCTTCTTTTGACTG GCCCCAATGGTACCGGGAAGAGCTCTGTGTTTAGGGTGCTCAGAGATTTATGGCCTGCCTTTTCTGGGAGAGTTACCAAGCCCTCTGAAGGGATGTTCCATGTTCCTCAGAGTCCATACACCAGCCTGGGAACTCTTAGGGATCAGATCATATACCCTCTGTCAAGGGAGGAAGCAGAGATGAAGATTCTTTCATTATATAAAGCTA GCAACAGGTCTAGTGCTCCTGAGTTGCTAGATGACCACCTGAAGACGGTTCTTGTGAATGTCCGGTTGGTCTACCTTCTAGAGAGAGAAGGCTGGGACTCTACCCCAAACTGGGAAGACGTTTTGTCGCTGGGAGAACAGCAGAGGCTTGGGATG GCTCGTTTGTTCTTCCACCATCCAAAATTCGGCATCCTCGACGAGTGCACAAA CGCTACGAGTGTTGATGTTGAAGAGCATCTGTACAGGCTAGCAACAGACATGGGCATAACTGTGATCACTTCGTCACAA AGGCCTGCTCTCATACCCTTCCACTCCGTGGAGTTAAAGCTCATCGACGGCGAGGGAAACTGGGAGCTGTGCGAGATCCAGCATTGA
- the LOC123179893 gene encoding ABC transporter D family member 1 isoform X1, protein MPSLQLLQLTERGRGLLASRRRTLAVVSGALVAGGALAYARSGRGQRRRGRPEAANDGDDALARNGERLGHNGTDGRLSGTTKRRKSALKSLHFLAAILLKKIGPNGTRYLLGLMLTAVLRTAVGHRLAKVQGFLFKAAFLRRVPTFTRLSIENLILCFLQSAVYQTSKYLTGSLNLRFKKILTDLVHANYFQNMVYYKISHVDHRISNPEQRIASDIPKFCSELSELVQDDLAAVAEGLIYTWRLCSYASPKYMLWILGYILVAGGAIRNFSPAFGKMKSTEQHLEGEYRQLHSRLRTHAESVAFYGGEKREEYHIMHRFRALVGHLKHVLHENWWFGMIQDFFLKYFGATVAVVLIIEPFFSGDLRPDSSTLGRADMLSNLRYHTSVIIALFQSLGTLSISSRRLNILSGYADRIRELLDVSRELSGVRDRSLNHSSSVGNYISEANHIEFSGVKVVTPAGNVLVDDLTLRVETGSNLLITGPNGSGKSSLFRVLGGLWPLVSGHIVKPGVGSDLNKEIFYVPQRPYTAVGTLREQLIYPLTADQETEPLSYDGMVDLLKNVDLEYLLERYPLDKEVNWGDELSLGEQQRLGMARLFYHKPKFAILDECTSAVTIDMEERFCKKVRAMGTSCITISHRPALVAFHNIVLSLDGEGGWDVQHRRDDSSFYTEESELTSLETERKSDALTVQRAFMNRAKSNASLRSKDSYSTKVIATSPKLETGQTVRTPVIPHLQCSPRPLPLRAAAMLKILVPKLLDKQGGQLLAVALLIFSRTVISDRIASLNGTTVKFVLEQDKAAFVRLVGVSVLQSAANSFVAPSLRTLTSRLALGWRIRLTNHLLQYYLRRNAFYKVFNMSGKSIDADQRLTLDVDKLTTDLAGLVTGMVKPLVDILWFTWRMKLLSGRRGVGILYAYMLLGLGFLRAISPDFGHLASEEQELEGTFRFMHSRLRTHAESIAFFGGGSREKAMVEAKFMKLLNHSKVLLRKQWLYGIVDDFVTKQLPHNVTWGLSLLYALEHKGDRALTSTQGELAHALRFLASVVSQSFIAFGDILELHKKFLELSGGINRIFELEEILRVAQKGKFQLDTPVPSSAISAASAEIIEFHEVDIVTPSQKLLARKLSCSVVQGKSLLLTGPNGTGKSSVFRVLRDLWPAFSGRVTKPSEGMFHVPQSPYTSLGTLRDQIIYPLSREEAEMKILSLYKASNRSSAPELLDDHLKTVLVNVRLVYLLEREGWDSTPNWEDVLSLGEQQRLGMARLFFHHPKFGILDECTNATSVDVEEHLYRLATDMGITVITSSQRPALIPFHSVELKLIDGEGNWELCEIQH, encoded by the exons GTGCTGCGTACTGCTGTCGGGCATAGATTAGCAAAAGTTCAAGGCTTTCTGTTTAAAGCGGCATTTCTTCGGCGTGTTCCAACCTTTACACGCCTAAGTATAGAAAATCTGATCTTATGCTTTCTCCAATCAGCAGTATACCAGACCTCAAAATACCTAACTGGGTCTCTGAACTTGCGCTTCAAGAAAATTTTAACAGACCTCGTCCATGCCAATTATTTCCAG AATATGGTTTACTACAAGATCTCTCATGTGGATCATCGAATATCAAACCCGGAGCAAAGGATTGCGAGTGATATACCAAAGTTCTGTTCTGAACTTAGTGAACTTGTACAGGATGATCTGGCTGCAGTTGCAGAAGGGTTGATATATACCTGGCGTCTCTGTTCTTATGCTAGTCCAAAATACATGCTTTGGATTCTG GGATATATACTAGTTGCTGGTGGAGCAATTAGAAATTTCTCTCCTGCTTTTGGAAAGATGAAATCTACAGAGCAGCACTTAGAAGGGGAGTATCGTCAACTTCATTCACGCTTAAGAACTCATGCTGAGAGTGTAGCATTTTATGGTGGTGAGAAGAGAGAAGAATATCATATTATGCACCGATTCCGAGCTCTTGTTGGGCACTTGAAGCATGTACTCCATGAAAACTGGTGGTTCGGCATGATTCAAGATTTCTTTCTGAAGTACTTTGGTGCCACTGTAGCAGTTGTTCTTATTATCGAACCGTTCTTCTCCGGCGACCTTAGACCTGATTCATCTACACTAGGAAGGGCTGATATGTTGAGTAACCTTCGATACCACACGAGCGTGATCATAGCACTATTTCAGTCTCTCGGGACCCTTTCTATCAGCTCTAGGCGTTTGAATATCCTGAG TGGCTATGCAGACCGGATTCGTGAGTTACTAGATGTTTCACGTGAGCTGTCTGGGGTCCGTGATAGATCGTTGAATCACAGCTCTTCTGTTGGGAATTACATCAGCGAAGCAAACCATATAGAATTTTCCGGTGTTAAG GTGGTGACACCTGCTGGGAATGTTTTGGTTGATGATTTAACTCTCCGAGTGGAAACTGGATCTAATCTATTAATCACCG GTCCCAATGGTAGTGGAAAAAGCTCCCTTTTTCGGGTTCTTGGGGGCCTATGGCCACTGGTATCTGGCCATATTGTCAAGCCTGGTGTTGGTTCCGATCTTAACAAGGAAATCTTTTATGTCCCACAAAGGCCATACACAGCAGTTGGCACACTTCGCGAACAGCTAATCTATCCTCTCACAGCAGATCAGGAGACTGAACCACTTAGCTATGATGGCATGGTGGACCTTCTAAAGAAT GTTGATCTGGAATACTTGCTAGAACGTTATCCTCTTGACAAGGAAGTTAACTGGGGTGATGAGCTATCCCTTGGCGAGCAACAAAGATTAGGAATGGCCAGGCTGTtctaccataagccaaagtttgctATTCTTGATGAGTGTACTAGTGCTGTGACAATTGACATGGAAGAACGTTTTTGCAAAAAGGTTCGAGCGATGGGAACATCATGCATAACAATATCTCATCGCCCAGCGTTAGTTGCATTTCATAATATTGTTTTGTCATTGGACGGTGAAGGAGGGTGGGATGTTCAGCACAGAAG GGATGACTCATCCTTTTACACTGAAGAGTCTGAACTTACATCACTGGAAACTGAACGTAAATCGGATGCCCTAACTGTTCAAAGGGCTTTTATGAACAGGGCAAAG AGCAATGCTTCGTTAAGGTCCAAGGATTCCTACTCTACAAAGGTCATAGCAACTTCCCCCAAGTTGGAAACAGGACAAACAGTACGAACACCTGTAATCCCACATTTGCAGTGCTCCCCAAGGCCTCTGCCTCTGAGAGCAGCTGCAATGCTCAAAATATTG GTTCCTAAATTACTTGACAAACAAGGAGGGCAGTTGCTTGCTGTCGCTCTACTTATTTTCTCTCGCACTGTGATCTCGGATCGTATTGCTTCACTGAATG GGACTACTGTGAAGTTTGTCTTGGAGCAGGATAAAGCTGCTTTTGTTCGGTTAGTTGGTGTCAGTGTTCTGCAGAGTGCTGCCAATTCTTTTGTTGCACCATCTCTGAG AACCCTTACTTCAAGACTTGCCCTTGGATGGCGTATTCGTTTGACCAACCATTTGCTTCAATATTATTTGAGAAGAAATGCATTCTACAAG GTATTCAATATGTCAGGTAAAAGTATCGATGCAGACCAAAGATTAACACTTGATGTGGATAAGTTGACCACTGACCTTGCTGGCTTGGTTACTGGAATGGTAAAACCACTAGTTGACATTCTTTG GTTTACATGGAGAATGAAGCTTTTGTCCGGCCGAAGAGGAGTTGGTATATTGTATGCTTACATGTTACTAGGATTGGGTTTCCTGAGAGCTATATCACCCGACTTTGGTCATCTTGCAAGCGAAGAACAAGAACTTGAAGGAACATTCAG GTTTATGCACTCGAGGCTGCGGACACATGCTGAATCAATTGCTTTCTTTGGTGGTGGTTCAAGAGAAAAGGCT ATGGTTGAGGCTAAATTCATGAAATTGCTTAACCACTCAAAGGTTCTGTTGAGAAAGCAATGGCTTTATGGTATTGTTGATGATTTTGTGACAAAGCAACTCCCACACAATGTGACATGGGGTCTGAGTTTGTTATATGCTCTGGAGCACAAGGGAGACAGAGCTTTGACTTCAACACAAG GAGAGCTGGCACATGCTCTGCGGTTCTTGGCATCAGTGGTGTCACAAAGCTTCATAGCCTTCGGTGACATTCTTGAGTTGCATaagaaattccttgaactttctgGTGGGATTAACCGGATCTTTGAACTCGAGGAGATTTTGCGTGTAGCTCAAAAGGGTAAGTTTCAGTTAG ATACCCCAGTGCCTTCCAGTGCCATTAGTGCAGCCTCAGCCGAAATTATTGAATTCCATGAAGTGGATATTGTAACACCTTCGCAGAAGCTATTGGCTAGGAAGCTGTCATGCAGTGTGGTACAAGGGAAAAGCCTTCTTTTGACTG GCCCCAATGGTACCGGGAAGAGCTCTGTGTTTAGGGTGCTCAGAGATTTATGGCCTGCCTTTTCTGGGAGAGTTACCAAGCCCTCTGAAGGGATGTTCCATGTTCCTCAGAGTCCATACACCAGCCTGGGAACTCTTAGGGATCAGATCATATACCCTCTGTCAAGGGAGGAAGCAGAGATGAAGATTCTTTCATTATATAAAGCTA GCAACAGGTCTAGTGCTCCTGAGTTGCTAGATGACCACCTGAAGACGGTTCTTGTGAATGTCCGGTTGGTCTACCTTCTAGAGAGAGAAGGCTGGGACTCTACCCCAAACTGGGAAGACGTTTTGTCGCTGGGAGAACAGCAGAGGCTTGGGATG GCTCGTTTGTTCTTCCACCATCCAAAATTCGGCATCCTCGACGAGTGCACAAA CGCTACGAGTGTTGATGTTGAAGAGCATCTGTACAGGCTAGCAACAGACATGGGCATAACTGTGATCACTTCGTCACAA AGGCCTGCTCTCATACCCTTCCACTCCGTGGAGTTAAAGCTCATCGACGGCGAGGGAAACTGGGAGCTGTGCGAGATCCAGCATTGA